The Petrocella atlantisensis genome has a window encoding:
- the leuA gene encoding 2-isopropylmalate synthase: MKKSYMKYKKYPTMELHDRTWPSKTMDQAPVWCSVDLRDGNQALPVPMGIEAKLEFFNLIKSMGYKEIEIGFPSASDTEYNFLRTLIEEGYITDDIKVQVLVQAREHLIAKTFEALKGAKKAIVHVYNSTSTQQRDVVFGKSQEEIKAMAIQGAKWLQIYAAKYPETEFTFEYSPESFTGTEMEYALEVSNAVIDVWQPTPEHKMILNLPATVEMSTPNVYADQVEWFSRHINRRDSVLISLHTHNDRGTGVAATELGLLAGADRVEGTLFGNGERTGNVDILTLALNLFTQGVDPGVKIDEVNKVIEVYERCTGMSVHQRHPYAGELVYTAFSGSHQDAIRKGLKANEKDSTFWNVPYLPIDPADIGRQYEPIIRINSQSGKGGVAYILEEAFGYKLPKGMHPEISLPVQKMTDQTGKELTALEIKNILFDEFINVEGTFQLESFKSTYQEENDQVVMIEAKVILDGVEKTLQGQGNGPISAFIHGLQKEGNMDYELISYDEHAIGIGENAEAIAYIQLKNHKGISAFGLGIDRNTSKASIKAIISSINRLNR, encoded by the coding sequence ATGAAGAAAAGTTATATGAAGTATAAAAAATACCCAACAATGGAGTTACATGACCGTACATGGCCATCAAAAACAATGGATCAAGCACCCGTCTGGTGTAGTGTTGACCTAAGAGATGGTAACCAAGCATTACCCGTACCTATGGGTATTGAGGCCAAATTGGAATTTTTTAATCTAATAAAATCAATGGGCTACAAGGAAATTGAAATAGGATTCCCTTCGGCTTCTGATACGGAATATAACTTTCTTAGAACGCTCATTGAAGAAGGTTACATAACAGATGATATTAAGGTTCAGGTATTGGTCCAGGCGAGAGAACACTTGATAGCAAAAACATTTGAAGCCCTTAAAGGTGCTAAAAAAGCAATCGTGCATGTTTACAATTCAACCTCCACCCAACAAAGAGATGTGGTTTTTGGTAAGAGTCAAGAAGAAATCAAGGCAATGGCCATACAAGGTGCGAAATGGTTACAAATCTATGCAGCCAAATACCCGGAAACAGAGTTTACTTTTGAGTATTCTCCGGAAAGCTTTACAGGGACAGAGATGGAATATGCTCTAGAAGTTTCAAATGCGGTTATAGACGTCTGGCAACCTACGCCGGAACATAAAATGATTCTAAATCTACCGGCAACAGTAGAAATGAGTACGCCCAATGTCTATGCCGATCAAGTTGAATGGTTTAGCCGACACATCAATCGTCGTGACAGTGTACTCATAAGTTTGCATACCCATAACGATAGAGGTACAGGTGTAGCGGCAACAGAACTTGGCTTATTGGCAGGTGCGGACCGTGTGGAAGGAACCTTATTTGGTAATGGAGAAAGAACAGGCAATGTAGATATACTAACACTTGCCTTGAACCTCTTTACCCAAGGTGTCGATCCTGGTGTAAAAATCGATGAAGTTAATAAAGTGATAGAAGTTTATGAACGATGTACAGGCATGAGTGTGCATCAAAGACATCCATATGCTGGCGAGTTGGTTTATACAGCTTTTTCAGGATCTCATCAGGATGCAATAAGAAAGGGTCTAAAAGCCAACGAAAAAGATAGTACTTTCTGGAATGTGCCTTATCTACCCATTGATCCTGCAGATATCGGACGTCAGTATGAACCCATTATCCGTATCAACAGTCAATCCGGAAAAGGTGGTGTCGCGTATATCCTTGAAGAAGCTTTTGGCTATAAATTACCAAAAGGTATGCATCCTGAAATTAGCCTTCCGGTGCAGAAGATGACAGATCAAACAGGCAAGGAATTAACAGCCTTAGAAATCAAAAACATTCTTTTTGATGAATTTATTAATGTCGAAGGCACCTTCCAATTAGAATCTTTTAAAAGTACCTATCAAGAAGAAAATGATCAAGTGGTTATGATTGAGGCGAAAGTCATTTTAGACGGTGTAGAAAAAACATTACAAGGCCAGGGCAACGGTCCTATATCAGCTTTCATTCATGGATTACAAAAAGAAGGCAACATGGATTATGAACTTATATCTTATGATGAACATGCAATTGGTATAGGTGAAAATGCAGAAGCAATCGCTTACATTCAATTAAAGAATCATAAAGGCATCTCGGCTTTTGGCCTAGGCATAGATAGAAATACAAGTAAAGCTTCTATTAAGGCAATTATAAGTAGCATCAATAGGTTGAATCGATAG
- a CDS encoding valine--tRNA ligase, with translation MAKELEKIYDPKQVEERIYQDWLDKKYFHAEVNPQKEPFTIVIPPPNITGQLHMGHALDNTIQDIIIRWKRMQGYETLWQPGTDHAAIATEVKIVKALAEQGIDKDTLGREGFMEHAWKWKEEYGGIIVSQLKKLGTSCDWDRERFTLDEGCSDAVLDVFVQYYEKGYIYKGAKMINWCPVCQTTISEAEVEHEEMQGHFWHIKYPIVGEDGFVEIATTRPETLLGDTAVAVHPDDERYAHLIGKNVVLPIVNREIPIIADTYVDKDFGTGCVKITPAHDPNDFEVGERHNLEKINVMHDDGTINEQGGKYAGMDRYDARKALVKDLDENDYLVKVEDHTHNVGLHDRCNTVVEPLIKSQWFLKMEELSKPAIEAYKSGDLKFVPERYGKVYMNWLENIHDWCISRQLWWGHRIPAYYCDDCGATTISKKHPTVCSHCQSNHIRQDEDSLDTWFSSALWPFSTLGWPEKTPELEYFYPTNVLVTGYDIIFFWVIRMVFSGLEFTGKLPFDTVVMHGLVRDSEGRKMSKSLGNGIDPLEVIESYGADALRLTLISGNAPGNDMRYYQERVEANRNFGNKLWNASRFIMMNLDDKKVEEPSVEALTPADRWILSKVNTLTKDVTDTLDKYDLGIAVSKLYDFVWEEFCDWYIEMVKPRLYNDDDSTKNSALWTLKTVLIDCLKLLHPFMPFITEEIFLTLQDEEPSIMISNWPVFKTKWHFEKEETDISMIKEAVRGIRNLRANMNVPPSKKAKVFVVSEDPAVVQTFEDGRVFFATLGYASEVLIQHHKIDIDEDAVSVIIPNATIYMPFSELVDIEKEIERLENEVIKLEKELARVSGKLNNQGFVAKAPEKVITEEREKQSKYEQMLTQTKERLESLKQ, from the coding sequence ATGGCAAAAGAACTGGAAAAAATCTATGATCCCAAGCAAGTAGAAGAAAGAATCTATCAGGACTGGCTGGATAAAAAATATTTTCATGCAGAAGTCAATCCTCAAAAAGAACCCTTTACCATTGTAATACCACCACCGAATATAACAGGGCAGCTGCATATGGGGCACGCTCTAGATAACACAATACAGGATATCATCATTCGTTGGAAGCGCATGCAGGGTTATGAAACATTGTGGCAACCGGGTACGGACCACGCGGCTATTGCTACTGAAGTGAAGATTGTTAAAGCACTCGCAGAACAAGGTATTGATAAAGATACCCTTGGACGTGAAGGTTTTATGGAGCATGCATGGAAATGGAAAGAAGAATACGGTGGTATCATCGTTTCTCAGCTTAAAAAGCTTGGAACTTCTTGTGATTGGGATCGAGAAAGATTCACACTGGATGAAGGTTGCTCAGATGCCGTACTCGATGTATTTGTTCAATATTACGAAAAAGGCTATATCTACAAAGGTGCTAAAATGATTAACTGGTGTCCGGTTTGTCAAACGACCATATCCGAAGCTGAAGTTGAGCATGAAGAAATGCAGGGACATTTTTGGCATATTAAGTATCCGATTGTGGGTGAAGATGGATTCGTAGAAATTGCAACAACAAGACCCGAAACGTTACTTGGAGACACAGCGGTTGCAGTTCATCCGGATGATGAGCGTTATGCCCATCTTATTGGTAAAAATGTAGTGCTGCCAATCGTGAATCGTGAGATTCCGATTATCGCAGATACATATGTGGATAAAGACTTTGGAACCGGTTGTGTAAAGATAACGCCGGCCCATGACCCTAATGACTTTGAAGTTGGAGAACGTCATAATTTAGAGAAGATTAATGTCATGCATGATGACGGTACCATCAATGAACAGGGTGGTAAATACGCAGGTATGGACCGATATGATGCACGAAAAGCGCTGGTTAAAGACTTAGATGAAAATGACTATTTGGTAAAAGTAGAGGATCATACCCACAATGTCGGTCTTCATGACCGTTGTAATACGGTGGTTGAACCACTTATTAAGTCACAATGGTTTCTTAAAATGGAGGAACTTTCAAAACCGGCTATAGAAGCATATAAAAGTGGTGACTTAAAGTTTGTACCTGAACGGTATGGCAAAGTTTATATGAATTGGCTTGAGAATATACATGACTGGTGTATATCCAGACAATTGTGGTGGGGGCATCGCATACCTGCTTATTATTGTGATGACTGTGGTGCGACAACCATTAGTAAAAAGCATCCAACGGTTTGTAGCCATTGTCAATCCAATCATATTCGACAGGATGAAGACAGTCTGGATACTTGGTTCAGTTCAGCGCTCTGGCCATTTTCTACCTTAGGCTGGCCTGAAAAAACGCCGGAGCTCGAGTATTTTTATCCAACCAATGTACTTGTAACCGGATATGATATTATTTTCTTTTGGGTTATTAGAATGGTGTTCTCTGGTCTTGAATTTACAGGTAAGTTACCTTTTGATACGGTGGTCATGCATGGTTTAGTGAGAGACTCAGAAGGCCGTAAGATGAGTAAAAGCCTTGGAAATGGTATTGATCCACTGGAAGTCATAGAGTCCTATGGTGCAGATGCTCTGAGACTAACGCTCATTTCAGGAAATGCACCCGGTAATGATATGCGCTATTATCAAGAACGTGTTGAAGCCAATAGGAATTTTGGTAATAAGTTATGGAATGCATCTAGATTTATCATGATGAATCTGGATGACAAGAAAGTGGAAGAACCTTCTGTTGAAGCGTTAACACCTGCAGACCGATGGATCTTATCCAAAGTCAACACATTAACCAAAGATGTAACAGATACTTTAGATAAATATGATTTGGGAATTGCCGTTTCAAAGCTTTATGACTTTGTATGGGAAGAGTTTTGCGATTGGTACATAGAAATGGTGAAGCCAAGACTCTATAATGATGACGATAGTACTAAAAACAGTGCTTTATGGACATTGAAGACGGTATTAATTGATTGTCTGAAATTACTACATCCGTTTATGCCCTTTATAACAGAAGAGATATTTTTAACACTTCAAGATGAAGAGCCATCAATTATGATATCCAATTGGCCGGTATTTAAGACGAAATGGCATTTTGAAAAAGAAGAAACAGATATCAGCATGATCAAAGAGGCTGTTAGAGGAATTCGGAACTTAAGAGCGAACATGAATGTTCCGCCATCAAAGAAAGCCAAAGTATTTGTGGTTTCAGAAGATCCGGCAGTTGTTCAGACTTTTGAGGATGGGCGTGTCTTTTTTGCAACCTTAGGTTATGCCAGTGAAGTCCTGATACAACATCATAAAATAGATATAGATGAGGATGCTGTATCTGTCATCATACCCAATGCCACCATCTATATGCCCTTTAGTGAGCTTGTTGATATTGAGAAAGAGATTGAACGTCTTGAGAATGAAGTGATAAAGCTTGAAAAAGAATTAGCAAGAGTATCAGGTAAATTGAACAATCAAGGTTTTGTAGCTAAGGCACCTGAAAAAGTCATTACTGAGGAGCGAGAAAAGCAATCTAAGTATGAGCAAATGCTGACACAGACCAAAGAGCGCCTTGAAAGTTTAAAGCAATAA
- a CDS encoding tetratricopeptide repeat protein has translation MYKSISPIGMEHGFVIHTISKSVYSFEGFCYWMYHHVEAFTDIIEERSFMRWLKKDLGLTDLVIEIEKLYDNYDTIMEIMVGMLHLCPYTKELDHHDFIKRLMEHLNRPKHLQYKQKADQFYSMGHYKKALNWYKSAQSIHFDASVENNIAVVYMIFEEFEMAKKSLEKALQSDKHVSIYLNKVRYHILLEQYEEGLKVLDEVVNIFDHPKIWYYYGQIYEKLNQYIEALSAYERSYELTQSSDILVDMVRIDLELGDIDRVNWRIKEQCNETLLERYLKAQLEKKLENWSEYIMLMDEVIRLSDYKRAYVLELSNYYKNCRQIIKAIGVINTIHDEERFCEDVLYAQGIIIKEAGNYEGFENKIDEMINQWKKEVRFNTID, from the coding sequence ATGTATAAAAGTATAAGTCCCATTGGAATGGAACATGGTTTCGTCATTCATACGATTTCAAAAAGCGTCTATAGTTTTGAAGGGTTTTGTTACTGGATGTATCATCATGTAGAAGCATTTACCGATATCATAGAAGAGAGAAGCTTTATGCGTTGGTTAAAAAAGGATCTAGGTTTAACAGATCTTGTTATAGAAATAGAGAAATTATATGATAACTATGATACTATCATGGAAATCATGGTAGGGATGCTTCATCTTTGTCCTTATACAAAGGAACTTGATCACCATGATTTTATAAAACGATTGATGGAGCACCTAAATAGACCAAAGCATCTGCAGTATAAACAAAAAGCAGATCAGTTTTATAGTATGGGGCACTATAAAAAGGCGCTTAATTGGTATAAGTCAGCTCAAAGTATACACTTTGATGCTAGTGTAGAGAACAACATAGCAGTTGTTTATATGATCTTCGAAGAGTTTGAGATGGCAAAAAAATCTTTGGAAAAAGCCCTTCAATCAGATAAACATGTCTCCATATATCTTAATAAAGTTAGATACCATATCCTATTAGAGCAATATGAGGAAGGGCTGAAGGTCTTAGATGAGGTTGTAAATATCTTTGACCATCCGAAGATCTGGTATTATTATGGTCAAATTTATGAGAAACTGAATCAGTATATTGAAGCGCTATCAGCATATGAACGTTCATATGAGTTGACACAATCTTCTGATATTCTTGTAGATATGGTGCGGATAGATTTAGAACTTGGCGATATAGACCGGGTCAATTGGAGGATTAAGGAACAGTGTAATGAAACATTGCTGGAGCGTTATCTCAAAGCTCAACTTGAGAAAAAATTAGAAAACTGGTCAGAGTATATTATGCTTATGGATGAAGTCATAAGGTTATCAGACTATAAAAGAGCTTACGTTCTTGAACTCTCCAATTACTATAAGAATTGTCGACAGATTATTAAAGCCATAGGTGTTATTAATACAATCCATGACGAAGAGCGGTTTTGTGAAGACGTATTATACGCTCAAGGAATAATTATTAAAGAAGCGGGTAATTACGAAGGCTTTGAAAACAAAATTGATGAGATGATTAATCAGTGGAAGAAAGAAGTGCGTTTTAACACAATCGACTAA
- a CDS encoding Hsp70 family protein, with translation MGFLGIDLGTTNSVAVIYDDKNDVLNIVKIEGMEEVLASAVCILEDEIIVGSEAKNSAIIYPEETILSIKRQMGESYATKIGEKTYLPEDISAILLEHLKKAAQQQSEEIYDEVVITHPAYFNDRQIYATKKAGELAGFKQVHLLSEPLASAIEYGYKQGYAQTLLVYDLGGGTFDACVLKVIKDLDGHETFQELADVGDMHLGGDDFDQILVDYMVEQFRVMTGIRIQDIEARESARVRHKLKQEAELLKKKLSSTNKASVKIYPLMVHEGLPLNLSLEVTKDEFEALIRPMIDKSKDIINEALKRADQTPDDISKVILVGGSTLVPMVKRMVAGFIKEPYRATDPAKSVAMGAALYNYLIHLPNSQVKVGQITRQNFGTEAITNIMTKEKSLIPIIPMGSTIPIEVTDDGYSATSGASTVRVDVFQWEEGHEEEKKYTGSLMLEGISDDARISVKYAINSDNLFEVTVRDKSTEKEISGVFDRKKTMPRLPDVEKHSAVEGEGLNIVFLMDTTGSMDTYIDGVKEKAIAFSNILEARKIDYNLGLIGFGDLLEKEKPKVYKWTKDIHKFQKKVTKIPRTCGGDIPESSMDALETGIDLLKKLKNGEGFKNIFILITDAPPHIPTISGKSVEDVVNALIAQKITTYVVAKKDYKSLEAYEPLTRTGGRYYSMQDDFMDILDAIAYAIADLVKTT, from the coding sequence ATGGGATTTTTAGGTATTGACCTTGGTACGACAAATTCAGTTGCCGTTATTTATGATGACAAAAATGATGTGTTAAATATTGTTAAGATAGAAGGTATGGAAGAGGTGCTTGCCTCAGCAGTATGTATTTTAGAAGATGAAATCATTGTTGGTAGTGAGGCAAAGAACAGTGCCATTATATATCCGGAAGAAACGATTTTGTCCATTAAGCGTCAGATGGGTGAGTCATACGCAACAAAAATCGGAGAAAAAACCTATCTACCTGAAGATATTAGTGCCATTCTTTTAGAACATTTAAAAAAAGCTGCCCAACAGCAAAGCGAAGAAATCTATGATGAGGTGGTTATTACCCATCCGGCCTATTTCAATGATAGACAAATTTATGCAACAAAAAAAGCCGGAGAACTGGCTGGATTCAAACAGGTACACTTGTTGTCGGAACCCCTAGCGTCTGCTATTGAATATGGTTATAAACAAGGCTATGCACAAACCTTGCTGGTATATGACTTAGGCGGAGGGACCTTTGATGCTTGTGTACTTAAAGTGATAAAAGATCTAGATGGCCATGAAACCTTTCAAGAATTGGCGGATGTAGGAGATATGCATTTAGGTGGCGATGATTTTGATCAGATCCTGGTTGATTATATGGTTGAACAATTTAGAGTTATGACAGGGATTCGGATTCAAGATATAGAAGCTAGAGAATCAGCAAGGGTACGCCATAAGCTTAAGCAAGAAGCAGAATTACTAAAGAAAAAATTATCCAGCACCAATAAAGCCAGTGTAAAGATTTATCCGCTTATGGTACATGAGGGATTGCCTTTGAACCTATCACTGGAGGTAACAAAGGATGAATTTGAGGCGTTAATTCGACCAATGATTGATAAAAGTAAAGATATCATCAATGAAGCTTTGAAAAGAGCGGATCAAACACCCGATGATATTTCAAAAGTCATACTAGTCGGTGGCTCTACCCTTGTGCCAATGGTAAAAAGAATGGTGGCAGGTTTTATAAAAGAGCCTTATCGTGCAACAGATCCGGCAAAAAGTGTCGCTATGGGTGCGGCCTTGTATAATTATCTGATTCATCTGCCCAACAGCCAAGTGAAGGTTGGACAAATTACAAGGCAAAATTTTGGTACAGAGGCCATCACCAATATAATGACCAAAGAAAAATCATTAATACCGATAATTCCAATGGGTAGCACCATTCCTATTGAAGTGACGGATGATGGCTATAGTGCCACCTCTGGGGCTAGTACCGTTAGAGTGGATGTATTTCAATGGGAAGAAGGACATGAAGAAGAAAAGAAATACACAGGATCTCTTATGCTAGAAGGTATTAGCGATGATGCGCGGATTTCAGTGAAGTACGCCATTAATAGTGATAATCTTTTTGAAGTGACAGTAAGAGATAAAAGCACCGAAAAAGAAATATCCGGTGTTTTTGATCGGAAAAAAACCATGCCTAGGTTACCGGACGTGGAGAAGCATTCTGCAGTAGAAGGTGAAGGTCTTAATATTGTTTTTCTAATGGATACGACGGGCAGTATGGATACCTATATTGACGGGGTGAAGGAAAAAGCCATCGCCTTTTCTAACATTCTTGAAGCCAGAAAAATTGACTATAATCTGGGTCTTATTGGTTTTGGAGATCTACTTGAAAAAGAAAAGCCAAAAGTCTACAAATGGACAAAAGATATACACAAATTCCAAAAGAAAGTAACAAAAATACCCAGGACATGCGGTGGTGACATACCGGAGTCTTCTATGGATGCTCTAGAAACAGGGATAGACTTGTTGAAAAAATTAAAAAATGGTGAAGGCTTCAAAAACATCTTCATTTTAATTACAGATGCACCACCCCACATACCGACAATAAGTGGTAAATCGGTAGAAGACGTAGTGAATGCATTGATTGCCCAAAAAATAACCACATACGTTGTAGCAAAAAAAGATTATAAGAGTCTTGAAGCCTATGAACCTCTGACACGCACAGGCGGTCGTTATTACTCAATGCAAGATGATTTTATGGATATACTGGATGCAATAGCATACGCCATAGCGGATTTGGTTAAAACAACTTGA
- a CDS encoding Hsp70 family protein, with translation MNWEHYKEQIRINQELEEDWYIIGIDLGTTNSVASYWNSRTGKPEPIDVSNGFGKIPMPSVVQYRQEEDHEGEWVIGEEALQTFRIYPESTIMSIKRKMGSKDKIKLNNRDYLPEEIAAMILKALIDHVRGLNPKMVLVGIVVSVPYDFDDAAKKATIRACQLAGLSDGLIGLMEEPKAGTLAYNFRHDLSKNENVMVFDFGGGTLDITVFSVAEKNDEAIHLKVISEGGEAYHGGDHIDELLYLQMLKWMEEKTGLTRETMTVESVAELSQRARETKERLSGVMNYRVPYTFCVPPFVQNLTRDAFEDIISPFIQKTKALVLQTLKEGYNGPIKPDEINRVLLEGGSSQMPWVKRMLGEIFGDTDKVYVSEQPALDISMGATYYAAMKLGLLKHRDLHTSDRQVHFEIPVPHDIGFEIDYKDKKDFYSMIKRGTPYALAKKTMRFTLSGTNDDDMTSIDLKILERIKKEDRLESCKLIGDVRILGLPKRPKGKTRLEVTLSIDEMSGTVKGHVKDMGYSGEYEASDFNRKFSPSRNEMQIIQAN, from the coding sequence ATGAATTGGGAACATTATAAAGAACAGATTAGAATCAACCAAGAACTGGAAGAAGATTGGTATATCATTGGTATTGATCTTGGTACAACGAACTCTGTTGCCAGTTACTGGAATAGTAGAACGGGTAAGCCGGAACCCATAGATGTTAGCAATGGATTCGGAAAAATACCGATGCCTTCTGTGGTTCAATATCGTCAGGAAGAAGACCATGAAGGCGAATGGGTTATTGGTGAAGAAGCTCTTCAAACCTTTAGAATTTATCCTGAATCCACCATTATGTCCATAAAAAGGAAGATGGGTTCAAAAGATAAAATAAAGCTGAACAATCGAGACTATCTACCGGAAGAAATCGCAGCTATGATTCTAAAGGCATTAATTGATCATGTCAGAGGACTTAACCCCAAAATGGTATTGGTAGGGATTGTGGTTTCGGTGCCCTATGATTTTGATGATGCAGCAAAAAAAGCAACCATTAGAGCATGTCAATTGGCGGGGCTTAGTGATGGGCTCATCGGCTTAATGGAAGAACCAAAAGCCGGTACATTGGCATATAATTTTAGGCATGATCTAAGTAAAAATGAAAATGTGATGGTGTTTGATTTTGGTGGTGGCACGTTGGACATAACCGTCTTTAGTGTGGCTGAAAAAAACGATGAAGCTATTCATCTTAAAGTGATCAGTGAAGGTGGTGAAGCCTATCATGGTGGTGACCATATTGACGAGCTGCTCTATCTACAGATGCTTAAGTGGATGGAAGAAAAGACAGGGCTGACAAGAGAGACAATGACAGTTGAAAGTGTAGCTGAACTTTCTCAAAGAGCAAGGGAGACAAAAGAACGTCTCTCAGGCGTTATGAACTATAGAGTTCCATATACATTTTGTGTACCACCTTTTGTACAGAATTTGACAAGAGATGCATTCGAAGACATTATTAGTCCTTTTATACAAAAGACAAAAGCCTTGGTGCTTCAGACGTTGAAAGAAGGGTATAATGGTCCCATAAAACCGGATGAAATAAACAGAGTTTTGCTAGAAGGTGGATCATCACAAATGCCATGGGTAAAAAGAATGCTGGGCGAAATATTTGGTGATACAGATAAGGTATATGTATCGGAACAACCGGCACTTGATATATCTATGGGGGCGACCTATTACGCTGCCATGAAGCTAGGTCTTCTAAAACATAGAGATCTGCATACCTCCGATCGACAAGTTCATTTTGAAATACCCGTACCCCACGATATTGGATTTGAAATAGATTATAAAGATAAAAAAGATTTCTATTCAATGATAAAAAGAGGTACCCCTTATGCACTTGCAAAAAAAACCATGAGATTCACCTTGTCCGGCACCAATGATGATGATATGACCAGCATTGATCTGAAGATTCTCGAAAGAATTAAGAAAGAGGATCGACTAGAAAGTTGCAAACTCATAGGTGACGTCAGAATCCTTGGATTACCAAAACGACCAAAGGGCAAAACCAGACTTGAAGTAACATTATCCATTGATGAAATGAGTGGTACGGTGAAAGGTCATGTAAAAGACATGGGCTACAGCGGTGAGTATGAAGCAAGTGACTTTAACCGAAAGTTTTCTCCAAGCCGCAACGAGATGCAGATCATACAAGCAAACTAA
- the grpE gene encoding nucleotide exchange factor GrpE — translation MNRIIKENEIEKIVLEYRVKMHAIGDLTCNLIRSQIENISSRMLLVINQNLKNKDETKSFESLYYLMKDIKSMYEKCIRFIGEHEIQLENKQMTDIVIGIKEMAENAIYSIENGKDNPIAYERMVIISGGILKIKEAYRKKMNLLHEKCAVDNHITKAELLEYIQNFVSSFFEDMEEPVNEIIKNILNDLWHSEEKKKYMKLLLEQKKIMESLMMVKVEDFSKKNLTQQEIDFFELLMSIILEGYDQIVMKEEQLSKVVQIEVGEMGLLSPETILQAMEKNMSIYKDNVNTMLKYVDENHQNSHEAFIHLMYDELYKTHRSLLMKIKKESTNYQILSCHILELFEKLVAGLQNLNMKYKTSEGQKIGDAICDTIYMKYDTLKEKDTEYQLIKKDVSIIEDKKLLDMRQLIAEKAEGLLEDAIDGVTERLLEIQTHYLKEMASIETTVHHQNMTYLKNDLLFELRTYEEMIRHSLKKIMDLEGNQVKALSVLLIEAQKAFINALERIHITVIEPNEHDPFEGKLHEAILAETLEGFTKGSIIKCQSVGYQLESNILLRAMVIAAK, via the coding sequence ATGAATCGTATTATAAAAGAAAATGAGATAGAAAAAATCGTACTTGAATATAGGGTGAAAATGCATGCAATTGGAGATTTGACTTGTAATCTTATTAGGAGTCAGATTGAGAATATCTCATCAAGGATGCTTTTAGTGATCAATCAAAATCTCAAAAATAAAGATGAAACAAAAAGCTTTGAAAGCTTATACTACTTGATGAAAGATATTAAAAGTATGTATGAGAAATGTATTCGTTTTATAGGCGAACATGAGATTCAACTAGAAAATAAGCAAATGACAGATATTGTTATTGGGATCAAAGAAATGGCAGAAAATGCTATATATAGCATTGAAAATGGTAAGGATAACCCTATTGCTTATGAACGCATGGTAATCATCAGTGGTGGTATTCTTAAAATCAAAGAAGCTTACCGTAAGAAAATGAACCTCCTTCATGAAAAATGTGCGGTTGATAATCACATAACCAAAGCAGAACTCTTGGAATACATCCAGAACTTTGTATCATCGTTTTTTGAAGATATGGAGGAACCGGTCAACGAAATCATTAAAAATATTCTTAATGATTTATGGCATAGTGAAGAGAAAAAGAAGTATATGAAGCTTTTATTAGAGCAAAAAAAGATAATGGAATCTCTTATGATGGTCAAGGTGGAAGACTTTAGTAAAAAAAATCTAACGCAGCAAGAAATAGATTTTTTTGAGCTACTTATGAGTATTATACTTGAAGGTTATGACCAGATAGTAATGAAAGAGGAACAGTTGAGTAAGGTTGTGCAGATTGAAGTTGGTGAGATGGGTTTGTTATCACCAGAGACCATTCTTCAGGCGATGGAAAAGAACATGTCTATCTATAAAGACAATGTCAATACGATGCTAAAATATGTGGATGAGAATCACCAGAATAGCCATGAAGCTTTCATTCATTTGATGTACGATGAATTATATAAAACCCATCGAAGTTTATTAATGAAAATAAAAAAAGAATCAACAAACTATCAGATTCTAAGTTGTCACATATTAGAACTCTTTGAGAAGTTAGTCGCAGGTCTTCAGAATCTCAATATGAAGTATAAAACATCAGAAGGACAAAAGATTGGTGATGCTATTTGTGATACAATATACATGAAATACGATACATTAAAGGAAAAAGATACAGAATATCAATTGATCAAGAAAGACGTCAGTATCATAGAAGATAAAAAGCTTCTTGACATGCGACAGTTGATTGCAGAAAAGGCTGAAGGTTTATTAGAAGATGCTATAGACGGTGTGACAGAAAGATTATTAGAGATTCAGACCCATTATCTAAAGGAAATGGCAAGTATTGAAACAACCGTTCATCATCAAAATATGACTTATCTCAAGAATGATCTGTTATTTGAGCTAAGAACGTATGAGGAAATGATCCGTCATTCTTTAAAAAAAATTATGGATTTGGAAGGTAATCAAGTAAAAGCATTGTCTGTTTTATTGATAGAGGCTCAAAAAGCCTTCATTAATGCACTGGAGAGAATACACATTACAGTTATTGAACCTAATGAGCATGATCCATTTGAGGGGAAGTTACATGAGGCTATTTTGGCCGAGACTTTGGAAGGATTTACAAAAGGAAGCATCATCAAATGCCAAAGTGTTGGGTATCAATTAGAATCCAATATTCTGCTTAGAGCCATGGTCATTGCAGCCAAATAA